In Ignavibacteriales bacterium, a single genomic region encodes these proteins:
- a CDS encoding HDOD domain-containing protein yields MRDIRSEIEKINEIVSLPTVLAEIMGELDKGDGASNKIIKLIETDPVLTGNVLRAVNSPFYGLRWRVNSVPSAIALLGLAETSRILVAVYIKQKLFAMNSGQRTVLEALWKHSINTAAIARLITKEYGILTGGKEFTAGLMHDMGKIVLIQYFPTELETITRMVRELELNDVQVENQIVAISHDEIGGVLGERWRLPHEFVEVMRFHHTPSKATINPELTTVVRFADLLAEHWMCGIGENPPDTLFDNDESFSLLAQHEPRIRALGVKDVVDQLAEKFVEQKSLVGVF; encoded by the coding sequence ATGAGAGACATTCGATCTGAGATAGAAAAAATCAACGAAATAGTTTCACTTCCGACGGTGTTGGCGGAAATCATGGGAGAGCTCGATAAGGGTGATGGGGCGTCGAACAAGATCATCAAGCTCATTGAGACTGACCCAGTCCTGACCGGTAATGTTCTGCGCGCGGTGAACTCCCCGTTCTATGGACTTCGGTGGAGGGTCAACAGCGTGCCAAGCGCTATCGCGTTGCTTGGATTAGCCGAAACGAGCAGGATCCTTGTCGCTGTCTATATCAAACAGAAGCTCTTCGCGATGAATTCCGGTCAACGGACCGTCCTCGAGGCGCTCTGGAAACACTCGATCAACACCGCTGCGATCGCCCGCCTGATAACGAAGGAATACGGCATCTTGACCGGAGGAAAAGAGTTCACGGCCGGATTGATGCACGACATGGGTAAGATCGTCCTCATCCAGTATTTCCCGACAGAGCTGGAGACGATTACTCGCATGGTGCGGGAGCTGGAACTCAATGACGTTCAGGTGGAAAATCAGATTGTGGCAATATCGCACGACGAAATCGGCGGGGTGCTTGGAGAGCGGTGGAGATTGCCGCACGAGTTCGTTGAGGTCATGAGATTCCACCATACGCCTTCGAAGGCGACGATAAATCCGGAACTCACCACAGTTGTGCGCTTCGCCGATCTGCTCGCGGAGCACTGGATGTGCGGCATAGGAGAGAACCCGCCCGACACACTGTTCGATAACGATGAGAGTTTCAGCCTTCTGGCGCAGCATGAGCCGCGCATCAGGGCGCTGGGAGTCAAGGATGTGGTGGATCAGTTGGCGGAGAAATTCGTCGAGCAGAAGAGCCTGGTGGGTGTATTCTAG